One segment of Xanthomonas oryzae pv. oryzae DNA contains the following:
- the ruvC gene encoding crossover junction endodeoxyribonuclease RuvC: MTRILGIDPGSQRTGIGIIDIDEGGRSRHVHHAPLILLGEGDFSQRLKRLLHGLGELIETYRPDEVAIEKVFMGKSAASALKLGQARGAAICAVVMRDLPVHEYAATEVKLALVGKGGADKLQVQHMVGIMLNLKGKLQPDAADALAVAITHAHVRATAQCLGVNTQQAWSRKK, encoded by the coding sequence ATGACCCGCATCCTGGGCATCGATCCCGGCTCGCAGCGCACCGGCATCGGCATCATCGATATCGACGAGGGCGGTCGCAGCCGGCATGTGCACCACGCGCCGTTGATACTGCTGGGCGAGGGCGACTTCTCCCAGCGGCTCAAGCGCCTGTTGCACGGGCTGGGCGAGTTGATCGAAACCTACCGGCCGGATGAGGTGGCGATCGAGAAGGTGTTCATGGGCAAGAGTGCCGCTTCCGCGCTCAAGCTTGGCCAGGCGCGCGGCGCGGCAATCTGCGCGGTGGTCATGCGCGACCTGCCGGTGCACGAGTACGCCGCCACCGAGGTCAAGCTGGCGCTGGTCGGCAAAGGCGGCGCGGACAAGCTGCAGGTGCAGCACATGGTCGGCATCATGCTCAACTTGAAAGGCAAGCTGCAGCCCGACGCCGCCGACGCACTGGCGGTCGCCATCACTCACGCCCACGTGCGCGCGACTGCGCAATGCTTGGGCGTCAATACCCAACAGGCCTGGAGCCGCAAGAAATGA
- the aspS gene encoding aspartate--tRNA ligase, with amino-acid sequence MRTHFCGLVDETLIGQTVTLAGWTDVARNLGGVCFIDLRDHEGIVQVTVEPVAGDDASAELFKVAASLGYEDVLQVEGVVRARHAVNDKLRTGKVEVIATRISILNKAAPLPFHAHENPGEETRLKYRYLDLRRPEMQRMQRTRIKLVQALRRHLDARDFQDIETPILTKATPEGARDFLVPARMHPGEFYALPQSPQLFKQILMVAGFDRYYQIARCFRDEALRADRQLEFTQLDMEFAFVRERDVQDFVEDMMRAIFKEVVDVDLAAQFPRMTWAEAMRRYGSDKPDLRIALELVDVAELVKSSEFPVFTAAANDADGRVAALRIPGGATLSRKQIDDYAAHAAKYGAKGLAYIKLSETGEVSSPIAKFFSEEAFAALLKHVGAGNGDIVFFGAGGYTKVSDFMGALRLKAGKEFDLVAEGWAPLWVTDFPMFEWDEEAQRYVALHHPFTAPAVDDIADLRANARTAVSRGYDMVLNGNEIGGGSIRIHRPDMQSAVFELLGIGAEEARAKFGFLLDALNYGAPPHGGIAFGIDRIAALMAGTESIRDVIPFPKTTGAQDLMTDAPSPIAADQLAEVHVQVRSKQV; translated from the coding sequence ATGCGTACCCACTTCTGCGGCCTGGTCGATGAGACCTTGATCGGCCAAACCGTCACTCTCGCCGGCTGGACCGACGTGGCCCGTAACCTGGGCGGGGTGTGCTTCATCGACCTGCGCGACCACGAAGGCATCGTGCAGGTGACGGTGGAACCGGTGGCCGGCGACGACGCCAGCGCAGAGCTGTTCAAGGTGGCCGCCAGCCTGGGCTACGAGGACGTGTTGCAGGTCGAAGGCGTTGTGCGCGCGCGCCATGCGGTGAACGACAAGCTGCGCACCGGCAAGGTGGAAGTGATCGCCACGCGCATCAGCATCCTCAACAAGGCCGCGCCGCTGCCGTTCCACGCGCATGAGAATCCGGGCGAAGAAACCCGCCTGAAGTACCGCTATCTGGACCTGCGTCGCCCGGAAATGCAGCGCATGCAGCGCACCCGCATCAAGCTGGTGCAGGCGCTGCGCCGGCATCTGGATGCGCGCGATTTTCAGGACATCGAAACCCCGATCCTGACCAAGGCCACCCCGGAAGGCGCGCGCGACTTCCTGGTGCCGGCGCGCATGCATCCGGGCGAGTTCTATGCGCTGCCGCAGAGCCCGCAGCTGTTCAAGCAGATCCTGATGGTGGCCGGCTTCGACCGTTACTACCAGATCGCGCGCTGCTTCCGCGACGAAGCGCTACGCGCCGACCGCCAGCTGGAATTCACCCAGCTCGACATGGAATTCGCTTTCGTGCGCGAACGCGACGTGCAGGATTTTGTCGAAGACATGATGCGCGCCATCTTCAAGGAAGTGGTGGATGTCGATCTGGCCGCGCAGTTCCCGCGCATGACCTGGGCCGAGGCGATGCGTCGCTACGGTTCGGACAAGCCGGACCTGCGCATCGCCCTGGAATTGGTCGACGTGGCGGAACTGGTCAAATCCAGCGAATTTCCGGTGTTCACTGCCGCCGCCAACGATGCCGATGGCCGCGTGGCTGCGCTGCGCATCCCCGGCGGCGCCACGCTGTCGCGCAAGCAGATCGACGACTACGCCGCGCATGCCGCCAAATATGGTGCCAAGGGCCTGGCCTATATCAAGCTGTCGGAGACCGGCGAGGTCAGCTCGCCGATCGCCAAGTTCTTCAGCGAAGAAGCCTTCGCCGCGCTGCTCAAGCATGTAGGCGCCGGCAATGGCGACATCGTGTTCTTCGGTGCCGGTGGCTACACCAAGGTGTCCGACTTCATGGGCGCGCTGCGCCTGAAGGCCGGCAAGGAGTTCGATCTGGTCGCAGAGGGCTGGGCGCCGCTGTGGGTCACTGATTTCCCGATGTTCGAATGGGACGAGGAAGCGCAGCGCTACGTGGCCCTGCATCACCCCTTCACCGCACCGGCGGTGGACGATATCGCCGACCTGCGCGCCAACGCCCGCACCGCGGTCTCGCGCGGTTACGACATGGTGCTCAACGGTAATGAAATCGGCGGCGGCTCGATCCGTATCCATCGCCCCGACATGCAGAGCGCGGTGTTCGAGTTGCTGGGCATCGGTGCAGAAGAAGCGCGGGCCAAGTTCGGCTTCCTGCTGGATGCGTTGAACTATGGCGCCCCGCCGCACGGTGGCATCGCGTTCGGTATCGACCGCATCGCCGCGCTGATGGCCGGCACCGAGTCCATCCGCGACGTGATCCCGTTCCCCAAGACCACCGGCGCGCAGGATCTGATGACCGACGCCCCGTCGCCGATCGCCGCAGACCAACTTGCCGAAGTGCACGTGCAGGTCCGCTCGAAGCAGGTCTGA
- a CDS encoding DUF3011 domain-containing protein — translation MLRTALLLSGFGLITLTGACASATASAQERGWDGPSITCSSNDNRHRECDTPFRGRAVLVENISGTRCIEGSNWGSDRGRIWVDDGCRGRFVEGRNGGWGGGDGPGGGFGGIAGTVRCESNAQRQKICDTGWRRAMLVRQLSNTPCVEGRNWRQEGGRIWVDDGCRGEFAQARGGGGWDRGDGGYGGRDDRLRNDYAITCASDDRRLRTCAWDGRYGRPVLTRQLSDTPCEEGRTWGYDDRRATVWVNAGCRARFDAR, via the coding sequence ATGCTGCGCACTGCCCTGCTGCTCTCCGGCTTCGGCCTGATCACCCTGACAGGCGCGTGTGCCAGCGCCACCGCCAGCGCGCAGGAACGCGGCTGGGACGGCCCCAGCATCACCTGTTCCAGCAACGACAACCGCCACCGCGAGTGCGATACCCCGTTCCGCGGACGTGCCGTGCTGGTGGAAAACATCTCCGGCACACGCTGCATCGAAGGCAGTAACTGGGGCAGCGATCGCGGCCGGATCTGGGTGGACGATGGCTGTCGCGGTCGCTTTGTCGAAGGCCGCAACGGCGGCTGGGGCGGCGGCGATGGCCCTGGTGGTGGCTTCGGCGGGATCGCTGGGACGGTGCGCTGCGAAAGCAACGCCCAACGCCAGAAAATCTGCGACACCGGCTGGCGCCGCGCCATGTTGGTGCGCCAACTCTCCAACACGCCCTGCGTGGAAGGCCGCAACTGGCGGCAGGAAGGCGGCCGGATCTGGGTGGACGACGGCTGCAGGGGCGAATTTGCACAGGCCCGCGGTGGCGGTGGCTGGGATCGCGGCGACGGCGGTTACGGTGGTCGCGACGACCGCCTCCGCAACGACTACGCCATCACCTGCGCCAGCGACGACCGCCGCCTGCGCACCTGCGCCTGGGATGGCCGCTATGGCCGCCCGGTGCTAACCCGCCAACTGTCCGACACGCCTTGCGAGGAAGGCCGCACCTGGGGCTACGACGATCGTCGCGCCACGGTGTGGGTCAACGCTGGTTGCCGGGCGCGCTTCGATGCGCGCTGA
- a CDS encoding YebC/PmpR family DNA-binding transcriptional regulator yields the protein MGRGPSIEGRKNASDAKRGKMFTKIIREISVAARAGGGDPSNNPRLRTAMDKGLSANMSKDVIERAIKKSTGELEGVEYEEVRYEGYAPGGVAVIVDCLTDNRVRTVADVRHAFSKCGGNMGTEGSVAFMFKRLGVLSFAAGIDEDTLTDAAIEAGADDVVVYPEDGAIDVLTAPDAFAQVRDALAAAGLEPAHAEIVFRADNDIAVDGDTAVQVRKLLDMLEDLDDVQDVYSNVDQAALGA from the coding sequence ATGGGTAGAGGCCCCTCGATCGAAGGCCGCAAGAACGCCTCCGACGCCAAACGCGGCAAGATGTTCACCAAGATCATCCGCGAGATCAGCGTAGCCGCGCGCGCTGGCGGCGGCGACCCGTCCAACAATCCGCGTCTGCGCACCGCCATGGACAAGGGCCTGTCGGCGAACATGTCCAAGGACGTGATCGAGCGCGCCATCAAGAAATCCACCGGCGAGCTGGAAGGCGTGGAATACGAAGAAGTGCGCTACGAGGGCTATGCGCCCGGCGGCGTGGCGGTGATCGTGGACTGCCTGACCGACAACCGCGTGCGCACCGTGGCCGACGTGCGCCATGCCTTCAGCAAATGCGGCGGCAACATGGGCACCGAGGGCTCGGTGGCCTTCATGTTCAAGCGCCTGGGCGTGCTCAGCTTCGCCGCCGGCATCGATGAGGACACCCTCACCGACGCCGCCATTGAAGCCGGCGCCGACGATGTGGTGGTCTATCCCGAAGACGGCGCCATCGACGTGCTCACCGCCCCGGACGCCTTCGCCCAGGTCAGGGACGCCCTGGCTGCCGCCGGCCTGGAGCCGGCGCACGCCGAAATCGTCTTTCGCGCCGACAACGACATCGCCGTGGACGGCGACACGGCGGTGCAGGTCCGCAAGCTGCTGGACATGCTCGAAGACCTGGACGACGTGCAGGACGTGTATTCGAACGTCGATCAAGCGGCGCTTGGCGCGTAA
- the ruvB gene encoding Holliday junction branch migration DNA helicase RuvB codes for MDQRIIASSSTREDDAADASIRPKRLADYLGQQPVREQMEIYIQAAKARGEAMDHVLIFGPPGLGKTTLSHVIANELGVSLRVTSGPVIEKAGDLAALLTNLQPHDVLFIDEIHRLSPVVEEVLYPAMEDFQIDIMIGDGPAARSIKIDLPPFTLIGATTRAGLLTAPLRDRFGIVQRLEFYSPQELTRIVIRSAAILGIDCTPEGAAEIARRARGTPRIANRLLRRVRDYAQVKAAGHIDLPVAQAAMQMLKVDPEGFDELDRRMLRTIVEHFDGGPVGVESLAASLSEERGTLEDVIEPYLIQQGFLIRTARGRMVTTKAYLHLGLKPPRDRAPGIGEPGDLF; via the coding sequence ATGGACCAGCGCATCATCGCCAGCAGCTCCACCCGCGAAGACGATGCCGCCGATGCGAGCATTCGTCCCAAGCGTTTGGCCGATTATCTCGGCCAGCAGCCGGTGCGCGAGCAGATGGAGATCTACATCCAGGCGGCCAAGGCGCGCGGCGAGGCGATGGATCATGTGCTGATCTTCGGCCCGCCCGGGTTGGGCAAGACCACGCTCAGCCACGTCATCGCCAACGAGTTGGGCGTGAGCCTGCGCGTGACCTCCGGCCCGGTGATCGAAAAGGCCGGCGATCTGGCCGCGCTGCTGACCAACCTGCAGCCGCACGATGTGTTGTTCATCGACGAAATCCACCGCCTCTCGCCGGTGGTGGAAGAAGTGCTGTACCCGGCGATGGAAGATTTCCAGATCGACATCATGATCGGCGACGGCCCGGCCGCGCGTTCGATCAAGATCGATTTGCCGCCGTTCACCCTGATCGGCGCCACCACCCGTGCCGGGTTGCTGACCGCGCCACTGCGCGACCGCTTCGGCATCGTGCAGCGGCTGGAGTTCTATTCGCCGCAGGAGCTGACCCGCATCGTGATCCGCTCGGCGGCAATTCTAGGCATCGACTGCACGCCCGAGGGCGCTGCGGAAATCGCACGCCGCGCGCGTGGAACCCCGCGTATCGCCAACCGGCTGTTGCGCCGCGTGCGCGACTACGCCCAGGTCAAGGCGGCCGGGCATATCGATTTGCCGGTGGCGCAGGCGGCCATGCAGATGCTCAAGGTCGACCCGGAAGGGTTCGACGAGCTCGACCGTCGCATGTTGCGCACCATCGTCGAGCATTTCGATGGCGGCCCAGTCGGTGTTGAATCGCTCGCCGCCTCGCTGTCGGAAGAGCGCGGCACGCTGGAAGACGTGATCGAACCCTATCTGATCCAGCAGGGCTTTCTGATCCGCACCGCGCGCGGCCGCATGGTCACCACCAAGGCCTATCTGCATCTGGGCCTGAAGCCGCCGCGCGACCGCGCTCCGGGCATCGGCGAACCGGGAGACTTGTTCTGA
- the ruvA gene encoding Holliday junction branch migration protein RuvA translates to MIGRLRGILAYKQPPWLVIDVGGVGYELEAPMSTFYDLPDVGRDVILFTHYAQKEDSVSLYGFLREGERRLFRDVQKVTGIGAKIALAVLSGVTVDEFARLITSGDITALTRIPGIGKKTAERMVVELRDRAADFSSGAPITGQLGPDAISEATVALQQLGYKPAEAARMARDAGAEGGEVATVIRKALQAALR, encoded by the coding sequence ATGATCGGCCGTCTGCGCGGGATCCTGGCCTACAAGCAGCCGCCGTGGCTGGTGATCGACGTGGGCGGGGTGGGGTACGAGCTGGAGGCGCCGATGAGCACCTTCTACGACCTGCCCGATGTCGGTCGCGACGTGATCCTGTTTACCCATTACGCGCAAAAGGAAGACAGCGTGTCGTTGTATGGCTTCCTGCGCGAGGGCGAGCGGCGGCTGTTCCGCGACGTGCAGAAGGTCACCGGTATCGGTGCCAAGATTGCGCTGGCGGTGTTGTCTGGCGTGACCGTGGACGAATTCGCCCGCTTGATCACCAGTGGCGACATCACCGCGCTGACCCGCATCCCCGGCATCGGCAAGAAGACGGCCGAGCGCATGGTGGTGGAGCTGCGCGACCGCGCGGCCGACTTCAGCAGCGGCGCGCCGATCACCGGCCAACTGGGGCCGGATGCCATCTCCGAAGCCACCGTGGCCTTGCAGCAGTTGGGCTACAAGCCTGCCGAGGCTGCCCGCATGGCGCGCGATGCCGGTGCAGAAGGCGGTGAGGTGGCCACGGTCATTCGCAAGGCCCTGCAAGCCGCGCTGCGCTGA
- the tolR gene encoding protein TolR — protein MISGISRRKKRKLKSDINVVPYIDVMLVLLIIFMVTAPLLTLSTDVSLPSSRAKSLESKQDPVVVVVAADGKLALQLPKGKPQPMDVAALQAQLAAIVAQDKDARVVVAGDRAAPYQKIMDAIGVLKQAKVEKVGLISDSGGTAGSDAR, from the coding sequence ATGATCTCCGGTATTTCCCGCCGTAAGAAGCGCAAGCTCAAATCCGACATCAACGTCGTGCCGTATATCGACGTGATGCTGGTGCTGCTGATCATCTTCATGGTGACCGCACCGTTGCTGACCCTGAGCACCGACGTCAGCCTGCCCAGCTCGCGCGCCAAGTCGCTGGAGAGCAAGCAGGACCCGGTCGTGGTGGTGGTCGCCGCCGATGGCAAATTGGCTCTGCAACTGCCCAAGGGCAAGCCGCAGCCGATGGACGTGGCTGCGCTGCAGGCGCAGCTGGCTGCGATCGTGGCGCAAGACAAGGATGCGCGCGTGGTGGTGGCGGGCGATCGCGCCGCGCCGTATCAAAAGATCATGGACGCCATCGGTGTGCTCAAGCAGGCCAAGGTCGAGAAGGTGGGCCTGATTTCCGACTCCGGCGGCACTGCAGGCAGCGATGCACGCTGA
- a CDS encoding potassium transporter Kup gives MSHTPTPAAGSGHASANSQTALVIGAIGVVFGDIGTSPLYTLKEAFSPHYGLTPDHDTVLGILSLVFWALMLVVTLKYVTVIMRADNDGEGGIMALTALAQRTLPGGSRSMYVVGILGIFGASLFFGDGVITPAISVLSAVEGLQVAAPKLEAFVVPITLVVLGMLFLAQRFGTERVGKAFGPITLVWFFALGAIGVYNMARAPEVLHALNPWWGVLFFVEHNWHAVFVLGAVVLAVTGGEALYADMGHFGAKAIRRSWQFVVLPMLTLTYLGQGALVLRDPSAVSNPFYEAVPEWALYPMIVLATAATVIASQALITGAYSVASQAMQLGYIPRMHIRHTSHSTIGQIYVPAVNWCLLLAVAVAVVGFGDSTSLATAYGVSVTGTMLITTVLMVIYARANPRVPAPLLWLFALVFLAVDCAFFYANIIKFLDGAWFPLLLGLILFTLMRTWRRGRKLLHDEIRKDGIKLDTFLPGLMLAPPVRVPGTAVFLTADPMVVPHALMHNLKHNKVLHERNVFLTVETLQGPYAAAGKRLKIEAIGDEFYRVHVRFGFMETPDVPLALMRSCDQGGIYFDPMDTTYFASRETIVASANRGMPIWRDKLFALMHRNAAPATGFFRIPGNRLVELGAQVEI, from the coding sequence ATGTCCCACACTCCTACACCAGCAGCCGGCTCCGGCCACGCGTCTGCCAACAGCCAAACCGCCTTGGTCATCGGTGCCATCGGTGTCGTCTTCGGCGATATCGGTACCAGCCCGCTGTACACCTTGAAGGAGGCGTTTTCGCCGCATTACGGGTTGACCCCGGACCACGACACCGTGCTGGGCATCCTGTCGCTGGTGTTCTGGGCGCTGATGCTGGTGGTCACGCTCAAATACGTCACCGTGATCATGCGCGCCGACAACGACGGCGAGGGCGGCATCATGGCGCTCACCGCGCTGGCGCAACGCACCCTGCCGGGCGGTTCGCGCTCGATGTACGTGGTCGGCATCCTTGGCATCTTCGGTGCGTCGCTGTTCTTTGGCGACGGCGTCATCACCCCGGCCATCTCGGTGCTGTCGGCGGTGGAAGGCCTGCAGGTGGCCGCGCCCAAACTCGAAGCGTTCGTCGTGCCGATCACCCTGGTGGTGCTGGGCATGCTGTTCCTGGCCCAGCGCTTCGGCACCGAGCGTGTAGGCAAGGCGTTCGGCCCGATCACGCTGGTCTGGTTCTTCGCGTTAGGCGCGATCGGCGTCTACAACATGGCACGCGCACCGGAAGTGCTGCATGCGTTGAACCCATGGTGGGGCGTGCTTTTCTTCGTCGAACACAACTGGCATGCGGTGTTCGTGCTCGGTGCGGTGGTGCTGGCAGTCACCGGCGGTGAGGCGCTGTACGCAGACATGGGCCATTTCGGTGCCAAGGCGATCCGTCGCTCCTGGCAATTCGTGGTACTGCCGATGCTGACCCTGACTTACCTGGGGCAGGGCGCGCTGGTGCTGCGCGATCCGTCCGCGGTCAGCAATCCGTTTTACGAAGCAGTGCCCGAGTGGGCTCTGTACCCGATGATCGTGCTGGCCACTGCGGCCACGGTGATCGCCTCGCAGGCGCTGATCACTGGCGCCTATTCGGTGGCCAGCCAGGCCATGCAGCTGGGCTACATCCCACGCATGCACATTCGCCACACATCGCACTCCACCATCGGCCAGATCTACGTGCCGGCGGTGAACTGGTGCCTGCTGTTGGCGGTGGCGGTGGCGGTGGTCGGTTTCGGCGACTCGACATCGCTGGCGACCGCTTACGGCGTCTCGGTGACCGGCACCATGCTGATCACCACCGTGTTGATGGTCATTTACGCGCGTGCCAATCCGCGTGTGCCGGCGCCGCTGCTGTGGCTGTTCGCGCTGGTGTTTCTGGCGGTGGACTGCGCGTTCTTCTACGCCAATATCATCAAGTTCCTGGACGGCGCCTGGTTCCCGCTGCTGCTGGGGCTGATCCTGTTTACGCTGATGCGCACCTGGCGCCGCGGCCGCAAGCTGCTGCACGATGAGATCCGCAAGGACGGCATCAAGCTCGATACCTTCCTGCCCGGGCTGATGCTGGCGCCGCCGGTGCGCGTGCCGGGTACGGCAGTATTTCTCACCGCCGACCCGATGGTGGTGCCGCACGCGCTGATGCATAACCTCAAGCACAACAAGGTGCTGCACGAGCGCAATGTGTTCCTTACGGTCGAAACGTTGCAGGGCCCGTACGCCGCCGCCGGCAAACGGCTGAAGATCGAGGCGATCGGCGACGAGTTCTACCGTGTGCATGTGCGCTTCGGTTTCATGGAGACCCCGGACGTGCCGCTGGCGCTGATGCGCTCCTGCGACCAGGGCGGCATCTACTTCGATCCGATGGACACGACCTATTTCGCCAGCCGCGAAACCATTGTGGCCAGCGCCAACCGCGGCATGCCGATCTGGCGCGACAAGCTGTTCGCGCTGATGCATCGCAACGCCGCCCCGGCGACCGGGTTCTTCCGCATTCCCGGCAATCGCCTGGTCGAATTGGGCGCACAAGTCGAGATCTGA
- a CDS encoding GNAT family N-acetyltransferase: MTRIRRATPDDAEALSLLAAQTFTETFGHLYPQEDLHGFLEETYAVERARIVLAHPDYAIWLLEMDNLLVGHAAAGPCGLPHDDVRPGDGELKRLYLLKDYQNSGWGSRLFETALQWLERDGPRTLWIGVWSENFGAQRLYARYGFEKVGEYDFPVGKIVDREYILRHRPVLAAA; encoded by the coding sequence ATGACCCGCATTCGCCGCGCCACGCCGGACGATGCCGAAGCGCTGTCGCTTCTGGCCGCACAGACCTTCACCGAAACCTTCGGGCATCTGTATCCGCAAGAAGACCTGCACGGTTTCCTGGAAGAGACCTATGCCGTGGAGCGTGCGCGCATCGTGCTGGCGCACCCGGATTACGCGATCTGGCTGTTGGAGATGGACAACCTGCTGGTCGGGCATGCGGCTGCCGGCCCGTGCGGGCTGCCGCATGACGATGTGCGCCCCGGCGATGGAGAGCTCAAGCGGCTGTATCTGCTGAAGGACTACCAGAACAGCGGCTGGGGTAGCCGGCTGTTCGAAACCGCGCTGCAATGGCTGGAACGCGACGGCCCACGCACCCTGTGGATCGGCGTGTGGTCGGAGAATTTCGGCGCGCAACGCTTGTACGCCCGCTATGGCTTCGAGAAGGTGGGCGAATACGATTTTCCGGTCGGCAAGATCGTCGACCGCGAATACATCCTGCGGCATAGGCCGGTGCTTGCAGCGGCCTGA
- a CDS encoding alpha/beta hydrolase: MSSASPISPATPRRNPRAQATAATADVLLVHGIWNTTHWLLPLARRMRADGLAPALFGYASVLGGPARAVPCLIERLRASRAQWVVCHSLGGLMTLQALQDAPELPVRRVVCLGSPLCGSAAARGLAQRGGLWAMGRSAAILQQGFARWDGQAEIGQVAGSVARGVGRWLAPLDGDSDGTVALAETRLPGLRDHCVMRASHSGLLRSPEAAAQALAFLRCGRFRS; encoded by the coding sequence GTGTCCAGCGCATCACCCATCAGCCCGGCCACGCCGCGGCGCAATCCACGCGCGCAGGCCACCGCCGCGACCGCCGACGTGCTGCTGGTGCATGGCATCTGGAACACCACGCATTGGCTGCTGCCGTTGGCGCGGCGGATGCGTGCGGACGGCCTGGCGCCTGCGCTGTTCGGTTACGCCAGCGTGCTCGGCGGTCCCGCGCGGGCGGTGCCATGTTTGATCGAACGTCTGCGCGCCAGCCGTGCGCAGTGGGTGGTCTGCCACAGCCTGGGCGGCCTGATGACCCTGCAGGCATTGCAGGATGCGCCCGAGCTGCCGGTGCGCCGCGTGGTTTGTCTGGGCTCGCCGCTATGCGGCAGTGCCGCTGCACGCGGACTGGCGCAACGCGGCGGGCTGTGGGCGATGGGCCGCAGCGCCGCGATCTTGCAACAGGGCTTCGCGCGCTGGGATGGCCAGGCCGAGATCGGTCAGGTCGCCGGCAGCGTCGCGCGCGGGGTCGGCCGTTGGCTTGCCCCGCTCGACGGCGATTCGGACGGAACTGTTGCACTGGCCGAAACCCGTCTGCCCGGGTTGCGCGACCATTGCGTGATGCGGGCAAGCCACAGCGGCCTGTTGCGCTCGCCCGAGGCCGCCGCACAGGCGCTGGCCTTCCTGCGCTGCGGCCGCTTTCGGTCGTGA
- the tolQ gene encoding protein TolQ has product MSIALLLALQDTVVEALPQDVAAAAAQTASVAHNSSINYVDLILRASIPVKIIVLLLLIGSFISWVIIFRKARAFKQANREADEFENRFWSGADLAKLYASATDRNRTVGGLESMFEGGFREFSRLRDRRRLDARVQLEGAQRAMRTAFTREVDQLERNLELLANIGSTAPYVGLVGTVFGIMVTMHDMVSSGEQAGIAAVAPGISEALFATAIGLFVAIPAVWAYNRFTTRVERLSVRYETFADEFSSILQRQVGADE; this is encoded by the coding sequence ATGTCGATTGCATTGCTCCTGGCCCTGCAGGACACGGTAGTGGAAGCACTACCGCAGGACGTCGCCGCTGCCGCGGCGCAGACCGCCAGCGTGGCGCACAACAGCAGCATCAACTATGTAGACCTGATCCTGCGCGCCAGTATCCCGGTCAAGATCATCGTGTTGCTGCTGCTGATCGGCTCGTTCATCAGCTGGGTGATCATTTTCCGCAAGGCGCGTGCATTCAAGCAGGCCAACCGCGAGGCGGACGAGTTCGAAAACCGCTTCTGGTCCGGTGCGGATCTGGCCAAGCTGTACGCCTCGGCAACCGACCGCAACCGCACCGTCGGCGGTCTGGAATCGATGTTCGAAGGCGGCTTCCGCGAGTTCTCGCGTCTGCGCGACCGTCGCCGTCTGGATGCACGCGTGCAGCTGGAAGGCGCACAGCGTGCCATGCGTACCGCCTTCACCCGCGAAGTCGATCAGCTGGAGCGCAATCTCGAACTGCTGGCCAACATTGGCTCTACCGCGCCGTACGTCGGCCTGGTCGGTACGGTGTTCGGCATCATGGTGACCATGCATGACATGGTCAGCAGCGGCGAGCAGGCCGGTATTGCGGCCGTGGCGCCAGGCATTTCCGAAGCGTTGTTCGCCACCGCTATCGGCCTGTTCGTCGCGATCCCGGCCGTGTGGGCCTACAACCGCTTCACCACGCGCGTGGAACGGCTGTCGGTGCGCTACGAAACCTTTGCCGACGAGTTCAGCTCCATCCTGCAGCGTCAGGTCGGCGCGGACGAGTGA
- the ybgC gene encoding tol-pal system-associated acyl-CoA thioesterase — translation MTTASRIPHPASPSIFSWPTRVYWEDTDAGGVVYHARYVAFMERARSEWMRALGYGQERTRQEHDLVFAVRSMQLDFLKPARLDDALSVSAVLLRCRRASLLFAQSVRREGEVLLTAEVRIAALDASDFRPRGMDDALYDVLKALETTESDY, via the coding sequence ATGACCACCGCATCCCGCATCCCACATCCCGCATCCCCGTCCATATTCAGTTGGCCGACACGCGTCTACTGGGAAGATACCGACGCTGGCGGGGTGGTCTACCACGCGCGCTACGTCGCCTTCATGGAACGTGCGCGCTCGGAGTGGATGCGCGCGCTCGGTTACGGGCAGGAGCGCACGCGCCAGGAGCACGATCTGGTGTTTGCGGTCCGCTCGATGCAATTGGATTTCCTCAAGCCGGCCCGGCTCGACGACGCGCTGTCAGTGTCGGCGGTGCTGCTGCGATGCAGACGGGCCAGCCTGCTGTTCGCGCAATCGGTCCGTCGCGAAGGCGAAGTGCTGCTGACCGCTGAGGTGCGCATTGCCGCACTGGATGCCAGCGACTTCCGCCCGCGTGGCATGGACGATGCGCTGTATGACGTGTTGAAAGCTTTAGAAACCACAGAATCCGATTACTGA